Proteins encoded together in one Microbacterium oxydans window:
- a CDS encoding AAA family ATPase: MDPFWDPSSRRRRQQPIVAVRPNDDAPTPGAEWPTSIPAVAQVLQEGIDLDPGVTFLVGENGSGKSTLVEGIAIAYGLSPEGGSRQARHTTRATESPLSEWLRLQRGVGASRWGFFLRAETMHSFYTYLEENPSANGDVPFHEMSHGESFLALLESRFDEPGFYCLDEPEAALSFNSTLALIAVLRRIADEGGQVLCATHSPVLAALPGAKILEVGEWGVRPAAWDDLEIVNHWRSFLDHPGRYLRHLLD, from the coding sequence ATGGATCCGTTCTGGGACCCCAGCTCCCGTCGCCGACGCCAGCAGCCGATCGTGGCGGTGCGTCCGAACGACGATGCCCCGACCCCCGGTGCGGAGTGGCCGACCAGCATCCCCGCCGTCGCCCAGGTGCTGCAGGAGGGGATCGATCTCGACCCGGGAGTGACCTTCCTCGTCGGGGAGAACGGCAGCGGCAAGTCCACCCTGGTCGAGGGCATCGCGATCGCGTACGGGCTCTCGCCCGAGGGAGGTTCCCGGCAGGCGCGGCACACCACCCGAGCCACCGAGTCGCCGTTGTCGGAATGGCTTCGGCTGCAACGGGGTGTGGGGGCGAGCCGGTGGGGGTTCTTCCTCCGTGCCGAGACGATGCACTCGTTCTACACCTACCTCGAGGAGAACCCGTCGGCCAACGGAGACGTCCCGTTCCACGAGATGAGCCATGGGGAGTCGTTCCTCGCGCTGCTGGAGAGCCGCTTCGACGAGCCCGGCTTCTACTGCCTCGACGAGCCCGAGGCCGCGCTCTCGTTCAACTCGACTCTCGCCCTCATCGCGGTGCTCCGGCGTATCGCCGACGAGGGGGGACAGGTGCTGTGCGCGACGCACTCGCCGGTGCTGGCGGCCCTTCCGGGTGCGAAGATCCTCGAGGTCGGGGAGTGGGGCGTCCGCCCGGCGGCGTGGGACGACCTGGAGATCGTGAACCACTGGCGCTCGTTCCTCGACCACCCGGGACGCTACCTCCGTCATCTCCTGGACTGA
- a CDS encoding TetR family transcriptional regulator, with the protein MTEQKVPRRRGRPRGGSDSRARIIAAAVDDFGEKGYDGATIRSIAARAGVDSALVHHYFGTKADLFAEAVGIPLRPDVDVPGILAGPRDEIGERLIRYVLEAFEQPEVRRRGVMLLRTAIGSRLTTPLLAGFLSRELLSRVAGSLDTDDAELRASLVASQIAGMLIARYVLRLPALAAAPVEELVDRVGPTVQRYLFD; encoded by the coding sequence ATGACCGAGCAGAAGGTGCCCCGTCGGCGAGGCCGCCCGCGCGGCGGGTCCGACTCGCGGGCCCGCATCATCGCCGCGGCGGTCGACGACTTCGGGGAGAAGGGCTACGACGGCGCGACGATCCGCTCCATCGCCGCGCGGGCCGGCGTCGATTCCGCTCTCGTGCACCACTACTTCGGCACGAAGGCCGACCTGTTCGCCGAGGCCGTCGGCATCCCGCTGCGCCCGGATGTCGACGTTCCGGGAATCCTGGCCGGTCCGCGCGACGAGATCGGCGAACGGCTGATCCGGTATGTGCTGGAAGCCTTCGAGCAGCCCGAGGTGCGGCGGCGCGGCGTCATGCTGCTCCGCACCGCCATCGGGAGCCGACTCACGACGCCGTTGCTGGCGGGTTTCCTGTCGCGCGAACTCCTCTCGCGTGTAGCGGGGAGCCTCGACACCGACGACGCGGAGCTGCGGGCGTCCCTCGTCGCCTCGCAGATCGCGGGAATGCTGATCGCCCGCTATGTGCTGCGGCTTCCGGCCCTCGCGGCCGCACCGGTCGAGGAGCTCGTGGACCGGGTGGGACCGACCGTGCAGCGGTACCTGTTCGACTGA
- a CDS encoding ABC transporter ATP-binding protein yields the protein MMNISHAVDISQLRVTRGRTQVFDGVDLAIPRGQITGLLGPSGCGKTTLMRSIVGVQKVASGEVTVLGEPSGSRQLRHRVAYGTQGAAVYGDLTVRQNLAYLAALLKAPRGDVDRVIDEVGLRAQAGQLVDSLSGGQSTRVSLAMALIGSPELVVLDEPTVGLDPVLRVELWGLFRGLADRGVTMIVSSHVMDEALRCDRLLLMRDGRIIADTTPASLLEDTGTADPEAAFLALIERDRAADRERGSDGASPPAGAAPRSRREARRQHEEAGE from the coding sequence ATGATGAATATCTCGCACGCGGTGGACATCTCGCAGCTGCGCGTGACCCGCGGGCGCACGCAGGTCTTCGACGGCGTCGACCTCGCGATCCCGCGCGGGCAGATCACCGGGCTGCTCGGGCCGTCGGGCTGCGGCAAGACGACCCTGATGCGCTCGATCGTCGGCGTGCAGAAGGTCGCGTCGGGCGAGGTCACCGTGCTCGGAGAGCCGAGCGGGTCCCGTCAGCTGCGGCACCGGGTCGCCTACGGCACGCAGGGCGCCGCGGTGTACGGAGACCTGACCGTGAGACAGAATCTCGCCTACCTGGCCGCGCTCCTCAAGGCGCCCCGCGGCGACGTCGACCGGGTGATCGACGAGGTGGGACTCCGGGCGCAGGCCGGACAGCTGGTGGACTCGCTCAGCGGCGGGCAGTCCACCCGGGTGTCGCTGGCGATGGCGCTGATCGGATCGCCGGAGCTGGTGGTGCTGGATGAGCCGACGGTGGGCCTGGATCCGGTGCTCCGGGTCGAACTGTGGGGCCTGTTCCGGGGGCTCGCGGACCGCGGGGTGACCATGATCGTGTCGAGCCATGTCATGGACGAGGCGCTGCGCTGCGATCGGCTGCTCCTGATGCGTGACGGCCGCATCATCGCCGACACCACTCCGGCGTCGCTGCTCGAGGACACGGGCACCGCCGACCCGGAGGCCGCCTTCCTGGCGCTGATCGAACGCGATCGTGCGGCCGACCGGGAGCGGGGCTCGGACGGTGCGTCGCCTCCCGCGGGTGCGGCCCCGCGATCCCGTCGGGAAGCGCGGCGGCAGCACGAGGAGGCCGGAGAATGA
- a CDS encoding ABC transporter permease, which produces MNGRRIFATAGRVLAQLRHDPRSIALMLVAPSLLVGLFAWLFSDQDGVFDQFGGAILALFPFIVMFLITSITTLRERRSGTLERLMTTPLDKADFILGYALAFGVMALLQAVITVSFAVGVCGLDVDGPLWQLGLVAIVDALLGTALGLLASAFAQTEFQAVQFMPLLVFPQIILGGLFMPRDQMPDVLHAISDWLPLSYAIDTINAVTAGDEGWDVFGPLLVVLAFAVGALVLASLTLRRRTR; this is translated from the coding sequence ATGAACGGCCGCAGGATCTTCGCCACCGCCGGCCGCGTGCTCGCGCAGCTGCGGCACGACCCCCGCTCGATCGCCCTCATGCTCGTCGCACCGAGCCTGCTCGTCGGGCTGTTCGCCTGGCTGTTCAGCGACCAGGACGGTGTCTTCGACCAGTTCGGCGGGGCGATCCTGGCGCTGTTCCCGTTCATCGTGATGTTCCTGATCACCTCGATCACGACCCTGCGCGAGAGGCGCTCCGGCACGCTCGAGCGTCTGATGACGACACCCCTCGACAAGGCCGACTTCATCCTCGGATATGCACTCGCCTTCGGGGTGATGGCTCTGCTGCAGGCCGTGATCACGGTGTCGTTCGCGGTCGGGGTGTGCGGGCTCGACGTCGACGGTCCGCTGTGGCAGCTGGGACTGGTCGCGATCGTCGACGCGCTCCTCGGCACGGCACTCGGGCTGCTGGCGAGCGCCTTCGCGCAGACCGAGTTCCAGGCGGTGCAGTTCATGCCGCTGCTGGTGTTCCCGCAGATCATCCTCGGCGGGCTGTTCATGCCCCGCGACCAGATGCCCGATGTGCTGCACGCGATCTCTGACTGGCTGCCGCTGAGCTACGCGATCGACACGATCAACGCGGTGACCGCCGGGGACGAGGGGTGGGATGTGTTCGGACCACTGCTGGTCGTGCTCGCCTTCGCGGTCGGCGCTCTGGTGCTCGCTTCGCTGACGCTCCGCCGTCGGACGCGCTGA
- the hrpB gene encoding ATP-dependent helicase HrpB has protein sequence MTPAAFDLATIGAGLSFAGAIDELSTTLDRSTSAVVSAPPGTGKTTLVPPLLASRTPGRVIVTQPRRVAARAAARRLAQLDGSPLGSRVGFTVRGERVVGRETRVEFVTAGVLLRRLLDDPGLAGVDAVIIDEVHERALETDLLIGLLSEVRELRDDLVLIAMSATLDAARIAAVIGTDDQPAPIVDHDVPAFPLTERWAPSPAPRLDERGVTWAFLDHVARTTASAALDLVRDDPAADVLVFAPGAREVSEITRRIRDATDAFDVRELHGRMPAAEQDAVIRGRRPDEPPRIIVTTSLAESSLTVPGVRLVVDTCLARAPQRDAARGMTGLVTAAASRSSCVQRAGRATRQSAGTVVRCVDERTYATAPARPTPEIASTDLADAALLLACWGAPGGVGLRLIDPLPAESLADALTVLRGLGAIDDEGRATAEGRDLARFPTDPRLARALRDGSPTVGARLAAEVVALLGGDLRTADSDVAKALVTLRGGRTPDARRWRSDADRLERMSTPTPGVRSDLDGVGLVIALAFPERVARRVDRTGDGATFLLASGTRAGVTGPLAAVEWLAIADVTRGSGRAAAGSGAIIRSGAMLTEAQMEQAADHLITDRVEAEFVGGRVQARRERRVGAIPLSSAPVRASAEEGREAVRRALRREGLSMFAWSGPAVELRSRLTLLHRELGSPWPDVSDTGLLAALDAWLAPELDALANGTPAARVDLSSALRRLLPWPAAVRFDELAPERLEVPSGSRVRIAYPAPDDPDARPVVAVKLQECFGWSETPRLVDGRVPVLFHLLSPAGRPLAVTDDLTSFWSGPYAQVRAEMRGRYPKHPWPEDPWAATPTRHTKRRTAG, from the coding sequence ATGACGCCCGCCGCCTTCGACCTCGCCACGATCGGCGCCGGTCTCTCGTTCGCGGGCGCCATCGACGAGCTCTCGACGACGCTCGACAGGAGCACATCAGCGGTCGTGAGCGCCCCTCCCGGCACGGGCAAGACCACGCTGGTGCCACCGCTGCTCGCCTCCCGCACCCCCGGTCGCGTGATCGTCACCCAGCCGCGCCGTGTGGCCGCCCGGGCAGCCGCGCGCCGGCTCGCCCAGCTCGACGGATCGCCGCTCGGCTCGCGCGTGGGCTTCACCGTCCGCGGCGAGCGCGTGGTCGGACGGGAGACCCGGGTCGAGTTCGTCACCGCCGGTGTACTGCTCCGACGCCTGCTCGACGACCCGGGCCTCGCGGGCGTGGACGCCGTGATCATCGACGAGGTGCACGAGCGCGCGCTCGAGACCGACCTCCTGATCGGCCTGCTGTCGGAGGTCCGCGAACTGCGCGACGACCTCGTCCTCATCGCCATGTCCGCGACCCTCGATGCCGCCCGCATCGCGGCCGTCATCGGCACGGACGACCAGCCGGCTCCGATCGTCGACCACGACGTTCCCGCCTTCCCGCTCACCGAGCGCTGGGCGCCGAGTCCTGCCCCGCGTCTCGACGAACGGGGAGTCACCTGGGCGTTCCTCGACCACGTCGCGCGCACCACGGCATCCGCCGCGCTGGACCTCGTCCGCGACGACCCGGCCGCCGACGTGCTGGTGTTCGCGCCGGGTGCACGCGAGGTGTCGGAGATCACGCGGCGTATCCGCGACGCGACCGATGCCTTCGACGTCCGGGAGCTGCACGGCCGGATGCCCGCCGCCGAACAGGACGCCGTGATCCGCGGCCGCCGCCCGGACGAACCGCCCCGCATCATCGTCACGACCTCGCTCGCGGAGTCGTCGCTCACCGTCCCCGGCGTGCGACTGGTGGTGGACACGTGTCTGGCCAGGGCCCCGCAGCGCGACGCGGCACGGGGGATGACGGGGCTCGTGACGGCCGCCGCCTCCCGCTCGTCGTGCGTCCAGCGCGCCGGCCGCGCCACCCGCCAGAGCGCAGGCACCGTCGTCCGCTGCGTCGACGAACGCACCTACGCCACCGCCCCCGCACGCCCGACTCCGGAGATCGCCTCGACCGACCTCGCGGACGCGGCCCTGCTGCTCGCCTGCTGGGGCGCACCGGGCGGGGTCGGACTGCGACTGATCGACCCTCTGCCCGCCGAGAGCCTGGCCGACGCCCTCACGGTGCTGCGCGGACTCGGGGCGATCGACGACGAGGGCCGCGCCACCGCCGAGGGTCGCGACCTGGCCCGCTTCCCGACCGATCCGCGGCTCGCCCGGGCCCTGCGCGACGGCAGCCCGACGGTGGGCGCTCGACTCGCCGCCGAGGTCGTCGCGCTGCTGGGCGGCGACCTGCGCACCGCGGATTCCGACGTGGCGAAGGCCCTCGTCACGCTGCGGGGCGGGCGCACCCCCGATGCGCGTCGCTGGCGCAGCGATGCGGATCGCCTCGAACGCATGAGCACGCCCACGCCGGGCGTGCGCTCCGATCTCGACGGGGTCGGCCTCGTGATAGCACTGGCCTTCCCGGAGCGGGTCGCCCGCCGCGTGGACCGCACGGGCGACGGGGCCACGTTCCTGCTGGCCTCCGGCACCCGCGCAGGCGTGACCGGACCGCTCGCAGCGGTCGAGTGGCTGGCCATCGCCGATGTCACGCGCGGGTCCGGTCGCGCAGCCGCCGGCTCCGGGGCGATCATCCGATCCGGGGCGATGCTCACCGAAGCGCAGATGGAACAGGCGGCCGACCACCTGATCACCGACCGCGTCGAGGCCGAGTTCGTCGGGGGCCGCGTCCAGGCCCGCCGCGAGCGCCGAGTGGGGGCGATCCCGCTGTCCTCGGCGCCGGTGCGGGCCTCGGCCGAAGAGGGAAGGGAGGCGGTGCGCCGAGCGCTCCGGCGGGAGGGTCTGAGCATGTTCGCCTGGTCCGGGCCCGCCGTCGAGCTGCGGTCCCGGCTGACACTGCTGCATCGTGAGCTGGGATCGCCGTGGCCCGATGTGTCGGACACGGGACTGCTCGCCGCCCTCGATGCCTGGCTCGCCCCCGAGCTCGACGCGCTGGCCAACGGCACCCCGGCGGCGCGAGTGGATCTGTCGTCGGCGCTCCGCCGGCTGCTGCCCTGGCCCGCGGCGGTGCGCTTCGACGAGCTGGCACCCGAGCGCCTCGAGGTGCCCAGCGGGTCACGCGTGCGCATCGCCTACCCGGCGCCCGATGACCCGGATGCCCGACCCGTCGTCGCCGTGAAGCTGCAGGAGTGCTTCGGCTGGTCGGAGACTCCCCGGCTGGTCGACGGCCGCGTCCCCGTGCTCTTCCATCTGCTCTCCCCCGCCGGACGCCCCCTCGCCGTCACCGACGACCTCACCTCGTTCTGGTCGGGGCCCTACGCCCAGGTGCGCGCCGAGATGCGCGGCCGCTACCCGAAGCATCCGTGGCCCGAGGACCCGTGGGCGGCCACACCGACCCGCCACACCAAGCGCCGCACCGCCGGCTGA
- a CDS encoding SPFH domain-containing protein encodes MEIAGIVGILVIVGIAVVVAVVLLLILLLFARSWIKVARADEALVISGRKQKVQRAVIAADGSSTSEMSESPVTVIVNGKSLVNPITQRHEIISLRSRQVSLNAEAQSLDSVTLNVDGVAIVKIGSDPILVRRAAERFASQDKAIEQFTTEQLEGALRGIVATLSVVELMRERKKFSDQIAADVSQELAEQGLILDSFQIKGITDKVGYIQSLGAPEIQAKRQSAEISQTNADRAINQKNIANKEANLIEQTALDTNTANSDSGIGRARAEAEQAEALARAQAEQAVLQQQAENKQAQLDADVKRVADAQRYEAETRAQAELYTRERAAEAAAIEQVKQAEARTRIAEQQAQADKARADGEAAAAIAKASGEANALRAQAEAEAEARRLRASAEADAIRAEGDARAAALEAEAKAIASNQDAFLSQRVLEVLPSIMAEFSKGYAAIGNVSIIGSSGEDGASNVVGADNAKALRSVFDSVHAATGLDLAGIIQGQAVGRGIGEGVSASAAAPAPASPRASQPTTPPPSAPPVADAE; translated from the coding sequence ATGGAGATCGCCGGAATCGTCGGCATCCTCGTCATCGTCGGAATCGCGGTCGTCGTCGCCGTCGTCCTGCTGCTCATCCTGCTGCTGTTCGCGCGCAGCTGGATCAAGGTCGCTCGAGCCGACGAGGCCCTCGTCATCTCGGGGCGCAAGCAGAAGGTGCAGCGCGCCGTCATCGCCGCCGACGGGTCGAGCACGTCCGAGATGTCGGAGTCGCCCGTCACGGTCATCGTGAACGGCAAGTCGCTCGTCAACCCGATCACGCAGCGCCACGAGATCATCTCCCTGCGCTCGCGCCAGGTCTCCCTGAACGCCGAGGCGCAGTCGCTCGATAGCGTGACCCTGAACGTCGACGGCGTCGCGATCGTCAAGATCGGCTCCGACCCGATCCTGGTCCGTCGGGCCGCCGAGCGATTCGCCTCGCAGGACAAGGCCATCGAGCAGTTCACCACCGAACAGCTCGAAGGTGCGCTCCGTGGCATCGTCGCCACGCTCTCCGTCGTCGAGCTGATGCGCGAGCGCAAGAAGTTCTCCGACCAGATCGCCGCCGACGTCTCGCAGGAGCTCGCCGAGCAGGGCCTGATCCTCGACTCGTTCCAGATCAAGGGCATCACCGACAAGGTCGGCTACATCCAGTCGCTCGGCGCCCCCGAGATCCAGGCGAAGCGGCAGTCGGCGGAGATCTCGCAGACCAACGCCGACCGTGCGATCAACCAGAAGAACATCGCCAACAAGGAAGCCAACCTGATCGAGCAGACCGCGCTCGACACCAACACGGCCAACTCCGACTCCGGCATCGGTCGGGCCCGCGCCGAGGCCGAGCAGGCCGAGGCTCTCGCCCGCGCCCAGGCCGAGCAGGCCGTTCTGCAGCAGCAGGCGGAGAACAAGCAGGCCCAGCTCGACGCCGACGTCAAGCGCGTCGCCGACGCCCAGCGGTACGAAGCCGAGACCCGCGCCCAGGCCGAGCTCTACACACGTGAGCGCGCCGCCGAGGCCGCCGCGATCGAGCAGGTCAAGCAGGCCGAGGCCCGCACCCGCATCGCCGAGCAGCAGGCCCAGGCCGACAAGGCCCGTGCCGACGGTGAAGCGGCGGCCGCGATCGCGAAGGCCAGCGGTGAAGCGAACGCCCTACGCGCACAGGCCGAAGCCGAGGCCGAGGCCCGCCGTCTGCGCGCCAGCGCCGAGGCAGACGCCATCCGCGCCGAGGGTGACGCCCGCGCCGCCGCCCTCGAGGCCGAGGCCAAGGCCATCGCCTCCAACCAGGACGCGTTCCTCTCGCAGCGCGTGCTCGAGGTGCTGCCGTCGATCATGGCCGAGTTCTCGAAGGGCTACGCGGCGATCGGCAACGTGTCGATCATCGGCAGCTCGGGCGAGGACGGCGCCTCGAACGTCGTGGGGGCAGACAACGCCAAGGCTCTGCGCTCCGTGTTCGACAGCGTCCACGCGGCCACGGGGCTCGACCTCGCCGGCATCATCCAGGGCCAGGCCGTCGGTCGCGGCATCGGCGAAGGCGTGTCCGCCTCTGCCGCGGCTCCCGCGCCGGCCTCGCCCCGGGCGTCGCAGCCGACCACTCCGCCGCCGTCTGCTCCGCCCGTCGCCGACGCGGAGTAG
- a CDS encoding MarR family winged helix-turn-helix transcriptional regulator produces the protein MTDRKLALEAWESLFRAQHELFTEMLADFEHSHLAQAEYDVLLTVTRSPDMTARLRDITSNMLISQPSVSRLVERMVTRGLVSKCADPDDGRGALIRATEEGARAFRSLATVHGRSIAERMSRLDDDELRTLRDLAEKLRTR, from the coding sequence ATGACCGATCGCAAGCTCGCCCTGGAGGCATGGGAGAGCCTGTTCCGCGCGCAGCACGAGCTGTTCACCGAGATGCTCGCCGACTTCGAGCACAGTCATCTCGCGCAGGCCGAATACGACGTCCTGCTCACCGTCACCCGCTCCCCCGACATGACCGCCCGGCTGCGCGACATCACCTCGAACATGCTGATCAGCCAGCCGAGCGTCTCGCGCCTCGTCGAGCGCATGGTCACGCGCGGACTCGTGTCGAAGTGCGCCGATCCCGACGACGGGCGCGGCGCACTGATCCGGGCGACGGAGGAAGGCGCGCGTGCCTTCCGCTCGCTCGCCACCGTGCACGGGCGCTCGATCGCCGAGCGTATGTCGCGCCTCGACGACGACGAGCTCCGCACGCTGCGCGACCTCGCGGAGAAGCTCCGCACGCGCTGA
- a CDS encoding DUF6611 family protein yields the protein MSVIHRPHSLPSQATPSDSRPPRWGYLSRTVSHFGTVACVLAVYPPDSTEAERRLAETHRWFTPLSLGGGVVAWVMLCAGGFPPLLAAVLLVAVLLPVGIVLSRRSRGIRRRTVTVSACRSGLSEDTVAERTQQRRLDNLAEALGDASLACRQGVIGRDRFDRIWTATYAQAAAIAAASVR from the coding sequence ATGTCCGTGATCCACCGCCCCCACTCGCTCCCGTCGCAGGCCACGCCTTCGGATTCGCGTCCTCCACGGTGGGGCTACCTCTCGCGGACCGTGAGCCATTTCGGTACCGTCGCGTGCGTGCTCGCGGTCTACCCGCCCGACTCCACGGAAGCGGAACGGCGTCTCGCCGAAACGCACCGCTGGTTCACACCGCTGTCGCTCGGTGGTGGTGTCGTCGCGTGGGTGATGCTGTGCGCGGGCGGCTTCCCTCCGCTGCTCGCCGCGGTGCTGCTGGTCGCCGTTCTGCTTCCGGTCGGCATCGTTCTTTCGCGGCGCTCGCGGGGCATCCGCCGGCGCACGGTCACGGTGTCGGCGTGCCGGTCCGGTCTCAGCGAAGACACCGTCGCCGAGCGCACGCAGCAACGTCGTCTCGACAACCTGGCCGAAGCACTCGGTGATGCCTCTCTCGCGTGCCGCCAGGGAGTGATCGGGCGCGACCGGTTCGACCGGATCTGGACAGCCACCTACGCGCAGGCCGCTGCCATCGCCGCGGCCTCCGTCCGCTGA
- a CDS encoding NAD-dependent epimerase/dehydratase family protein has protein sequence MSTRDILFIGGSGVISAASVQRAVEQGHRVTVLNRGRSTERPLPAEVELLQADIRDAASVQDALGGREFDVVAQFTAFTPAHVQADIDRFAGRTGQYLFISSASAYQKPPLRYPVTESTPLRNPFSGYARDKIACEDLLTATYRDQGFPITIVRPSHTYDRTSMPTLAGWNDVARMRAGRPVVVHGDGTTPWTITHTTDFAVGFVGLFGRRDVVGDTFHITGDHAPTWTQIYTWLADAAGVEADLVPVSSEAICAVRPALAADLWGDRAHPMVFDNSKIRRLVPEFEPRVPFWAGAEEIIAHHDATPARRVVDAELDADLDRMIASVRG, from the coding sequence ATGAGCACCCGGGACATCCTCTTCATCGGCGGCAGCGGCGTCATCAGCGCCGCCTCGGTGCAGCGGGCGGTGGAGCAGGGGCATCGGGTGACGGTGCTCAATCGCGGACGGTCCACCGAGCGACCGCTCCCGGCCGAGGTCGAGCTGCTGCAGGCCGACATCCGCGATGCGGCTTCGGTGCAGGACGCCCTGGGAGGCCGGGAGTTCGACGTCGTGGCGCAGTTCACCGCGTTCACACCCGCGCACGTCCAGGCCGACATCGATCGCTTCGCCGGCCGGACCGGACAGTACCTGTTCATCAGCTCGGCGTCCGCCTATCAGAAGCCGCCGCTGCGCTATCCGGTCACCGAGTCGACGCCGCTGCGCAACCCCTTCTCGGGGTACGCGCGGGACAAGATCGCCTGCGAGGACCTCCTGACCGCCACGTACCGCGACCAGGGGTTCCCGATCACGATCGTGCGCCCCTCGCACACGTACGACCGCACCAGCATGCCGACGCTGGCGGGCTGGAACGACGTGGCGCGGATGCGCGCGGGACGGCCGGTCGTGGTCCACGGCGACGGCACGACACCGTGGACGATCACGCACACGACGGACTTCGCGGTGGGCTTCGTCGGACTCTTCGGGCGACGCGACGTGGTGGGCGATACCTTCCACATCACCGGTGACCATGCCCCGACGTGGACCCAGATCTACACCTGGCTGGCGGACGCCGCCGGCGTCGAGGCCGACCTGGTGCCCGTGTCGTCGGAGGCGATCTGCGCCGTCCGTCCGGCGCTCGCGGCAGACCTGTGGGGCGACCGGGCCCACCCGATGGTCTTCGACAACAGCAAGATCCGCCGCCTCGTGCCCGAGTTCGAACCCCGCGTGCCGTTCTGGGCGGGTGCCGAGGAGATCATCGCCCACCACGACGCCACCCCGGCGCGCCGGGTGGTCGACGCCGAGCTCGACGCCGACCTGGACCGCATGATCGCGAGCGTGCGCGGCTAG
- a CDS encoding fatty acid desaturase family protein yields the protein MDGIRPTIRTRTRDRANRGSSSFTDLAQQIRSRGLLRRRYGYYWSKLVGAPLVLAACLVVFFWIGDTWWQLFTAAVLAVVFTQIAFLGHDAAHRQIFVSGRWNDWTSLVLGDLFVGMSYGWWQHKHTRHHANPNKLGADPDIELPVIAVTAETAARHHSPGVQWLRAHQGLLFFPILFLEGISLHASSVRRVVTRGRLERRWVEIAFLSIRMIGYLVIVFLVLSPGIAFVFLAVQLGLFGFYMGIAFAPNHKGMPVVPRDLTLDFLRRQVMMSRNVRGTRILDVAMGGLNYQIEHHLFPSMPRPHLRRAAPIIAEYCRVQGVPYTQTGLFASYAIVVRYINRVGLGERDVFSCPLADQRLAIGAPIRS from the coding sequence ATGGACGGCATCCGTCCGACCATCCGCACCCGCACCCGCGACCGCGCGAACCGGGGGTCGAGCAGCTTCACCGACCTGGCCCAGCAGATCCGCAGCCGCGGACTCCTGCGTCGACGATACGGCTACTACTGGTCGAAGCTCGTGGGCGCGCCCCTCGTCCTCGCCGCGTGCCTGGTCGTCTTCTTCTGGATCGGAGACACCTGGTGGCAGCTCTTCACGGCTGCGGTGCTGGCGGTCGTCTTCACGCAGATCGCCTTCCTCGGGCATGACGCGGCGCACCGGCAGATCTTCGTCTCGGGCCGCTGGAACGACTGGACGAGCCTGGTCCTCGGCGACCTCTTCGTCGGGATGAGTTACGGCTGGTGGCAGCACAAGCACACGCGACACCACGCCAACCCGAACAAGCTCGGCGCCGACCCCGACATCGAGCTCCCGGTCATCGCCGTGACCGCCGAGACGGCCGCCCGGCATCACAGTCCCGGCGTGCAGTGGCTGCGCGCGCACCAGGGACTGCTGTTCTTCCCGATCCTCTTCCTGGAGGGCATCTCGCTGCACGCCTCGAGCGTGCGCCGTGTCGTCACGCGGGGCAGGCTCGAGCGTCGATGGGTGGAGATCGCGTTCCTCAGCATCCGGATGATCGGGTACCTCGTGATCGTGTTCCTCGTGCTGTCCCCCGGCATCGCGTTCGTGTTCCTCGCGGTGCAGCTGGGGCTCTTCGGGTTCTACATGGGCATCGCGTTCGCCCCGAATCACAAGGGGATGCCGGTGGTCCCGCGCGACCTGACGCTGGACTTCCTGCGTCGCCAGGTGATGATGAGCCGCAACGTGCGCGGCACCCGCATCCTGGATGTCGCGATGGGCGGGCTGAACTACCAGATCGAGCACCATCTGTTCCCGTCGATGCCGCGTCCGCACCTGCGTCGCGCGGCGCCGATCATCGCCGAGTACTGCCGGGTCCAGGGCGTGCCGTACACGCAGACGGGACTGTTCGCGTCGTACGCGATCGTCGTCCGGTACATCAACCGCGTCGGGCTCGGCGAGCGCGACGTCTTCAGCTGTCCCCTCGCCGATCAGCGCCTCGCGATCGGGGCGCCGATCCGCTCGTGA